One stretch of Cohaesibacter intestini DNA includes these proteins:
- the rhaM gene encoding L-rhamnose mutarotase: protein MEKFAFKMKLLPGMEAEYETRHDAIWPELVQLLKQAGISDYSIHLDPETNILFGVLWREDDHGMDTLPQEEVMQKWWVYMADLMETHPDNEPVAKPLKTVFHLP, encoded by the coding sequence ATGGAGAAGTTCGCCTTCAAGATGAAGCTCCTGCCCGGCATGGAAGCCGAGTATGAGACGCGGCACGACGCCATCTGGCCCGAGCTTGTCCAGTTGCTCAAGCAGGCAGGCATATCGGACTATTCCATCCATCTGGACCCGGAGACCAACATCCTGTTCGGCGTGCTCTGGCGCGAGGATGATCACGGGATGGATACCCTGCCCCAAGAAGAGGTGATGCAGAAATGGTGGGTCTATATGGCCGACCTGATGGAAACCCATCCGGACAATGAGCCGGTGGCAAAACCCCTCAAGACCGTTTTTCATCTGCCTTGA
- a CDS encoding ABC transporter permease produces the protein MSIASNHSIPDRLQSPLQRRLKSWEMLLLLVAIAIFIANSFASPYFLDAWNLSDATFNFTEKAMIAFAMALLIISGEIDLSVASIIALASTAMGAAVQIGADTPTLIIVGLAVGLAAGAFNGFLVTGLGLPSIVVTIGTMSLFRGIAYIVLGDQAYRGYPASFAYFGQGYVYWVFSFELVLFAMLAILYGILLHKTNFGRAVFAIGNNATGALFSGIRVNRVKFSLFLLTGLMSGVAAICLTSRLGSTRPSIALGWELEVVTMVVLGGVNILGGSGSIPGVVIAAFVMGLVTFGLGLLNVPGIVMSIVIGLLLISVIALPRLWAKMRRKS, from the coding sequence ATGAGCATCGCATCCAATCACTCCATTCCAGACCGTCTGCAGTCTCCTCTCCAGCGAAGGCTCAAGAGCTGGGAAATGCTCCTGTTGCTTGTGGCCATCGCCATCTTTATCGCCAATTCCTTCGCGTCCCCCTACTTCCTGGATGCGTGGAACCTGTCCGATGCCACCTTCAACTTTACCGAAAAGGCGATGATTGCCTTTGCCATGGCGCTGCTGATCATATCCGGAGAGATCGATCTCTCCGTTGCCTCGATCATCGCTTTGGCATCCACTGCCATGGGGGCCGCGGTTCAGATTGGGGCCGACACCCCGACACTGATCATCGTCGGACTTGCCGTTGGCCTTGCAGCCGGGGCTTTCAACGGCTTTCTGGTCACCGGACTGGGACTGCCATCGATCGTAGTCACGATCGGCACCATGAGCCTGTTCCGCGGCATTGCCTATATCGTGTTGGGTGATCAGGCCTATCGCGGCTATCCGGCGAGCTTTGCCTATTTCGGGCAGGGCTATGTTTATTGGGTCTTCAGCTTCGAGCTGGTGCTGTTCGCCATGCTGGCCATTCTTTATGGCATCCTCTTGCACAAGACCAACTTCGGCCGCGCGGTCTTTGCCATCGGCAACAATGCCACCGGCGCTCTCTTTTCCGGCATTCGGGTCAACCGGGTCAAATTCTCGCTGTTCCTGCTGACCGGACTGATGTCCGGGGTGGCTGCCATCTGCCTCACGTCGCGCCTTGGCTCGACCAGACCCTCCATCGCCCTTGGCTGGGAGCTGGAAGTGGTAACCATGGTGGTGCTCGGCGGGGTCAACATTCTGGGAGGCTCCGGTTCCATTCCCGGCGTTGTCATTGCTGCCTTCGTCATGGGCCTTGTCACCTTCGGGCTCGGCCTGCTCAATGTTCCGGGCATCGTTATGTCGATCGTCATCGGGCTGCTGCTCATTTCGGTGATCGCCCTGCCACGCCTATGGGCCAAGATGAGGAGAAAAAGCTGA